One Diceros bicornis minor isolate mBicDic1 chromosome 11, mDicBic1.mat.cur, whole genome shotgun sequence genomic region harbors:
- the LOC131411444 gene encoding tripartite motif-containing protein 60-like has product MEFVTALADLQAGASCPICLDYLKDPVTISCGHNFCLSCINMFWKDLNDTFPCPFCRFCCPERKFTSNLQLGNLTEIAKLLQIRRSKRKRQEEKLVCEKHNQVLTFFCQKDLEVLCPRCSFSTDHRNHYVWPIEKAAPYHKKRLECCIEPWKERVEQVEKVITMQTRKSLELKKKVEYRREEIKSEFEQLTLFLQNERETVLQQLQDEEVDILKKLNENLTKFSDHVSTLKCLLKEIESKYVKSELGLLTDVKRMYHRYKTLKSPEPFSFQLKEYGYCLPPQYSGLNKIIKQFQVDVILDPETAHRKLIVSEDRKTVQYGNTMQNLPHNPRRFYLCPAVLGSEGFNSGRQYWEVEVKDKPEWIMGVCKDSLPRRRRRRSLNQPMLVQDGLWGIGRCSQSNYVALGPKKINLLPKVIPSKIGIFLDCELGEVSFYNLNDRSLLYIFNDYFTGALWPYFYTGTDSKPLKICTITDSEC; this is encoded by the coding sequence ATGGAGTTTGTGACAGCCCTGGCAGACCTCCAAGCAGGGGCTAGCTGTCCCATCTGTCTGGACTACTTGAAAGACCCAGTGACCATCAGCTGTGGGCATAACTTCTGTCTCTCCTGCATCAATATGTTCTGGAAGGATCTAAATGATACTTTCCCTTGCCCTTTTTGCCGATTTTGCTGTCCAGAAAGGAAATTCACGAGCAATCTCCAACTGGGCAATTTGACTGAAATTGCTAAGTTACTCCAGATAAGAAGAAGCaagaggaagaggcaggaagagaaGCTTGTATGTGAAAAGCACAATCAGGTTTTGACCTTTTTCTGTCAGAAAGATCTAGAGGTTTTATGTCCACGATGCAGTTTCTCCACTGATCACCGGAATCACTATGTTTGGCCCATAGAGAAGGCTGCCCCCTATCATAAGAAAAGATTGGAGTGTTGCATTGAGCCCTGGAAGGAGAGAGTGGAGCAGGTTGAAAAAGTGATAACTATGCAAACCAGAAAATCATTGGAACTAAAGAAGAAGGTAGAATAtaggagagaagaaataaagtcTGAATTTGAGCAACTTACGTTGTTTCTTCAAAATGAGCGAGAGACTGTTCTTCAGCAATTACAAGATGAAGAagtggatattttaaaaaaactaaatgaaaaccTAACAAAATTTTCAGATCATGTTTCTACATTAAAATGTCTATTAAAGGAGATAGAGAGCAAATATGTGAAATCAGAACTGGGATTACTGACAGATGTTAAACGTATGTACCATAGATATAAAACCTTAAAGTCCCCTGAACCTTTTTCATTCCAATTAAAGGAGTATGGTTATTGTCTTCCTCCACAATATTCTGGCCTAAACAAAATTATCAAGCAATTTCAAGTGGATGTAATTCTTGATCCTGAAACAGCACATCGTAAACTTATTGTCTCAGAAGATAGAAAAACTGTGCAATATGGAAATACAATGCAAAACTTACCTCATAACCCAAGGAGATTTTATCTCTGCCCAGCTGTTCTGGGTTCTGAGGGATTTAATTCTGGCAGGCAGTATTGGGAGGTAGAAGTGAAAGACAAGCCTGAATGGATCATGGGTGTCTGTAAAGACTCTcttcccaggaggaggaggaggaggagtctgAATCAACCGATGTTAGTACAGGATGGATTATGGGGTATTGGGCGATGTAGTCAGAGTAATTATGTTGCATTGGGtcctaaaaaaattaatcttCTGCCAAAAGTAATACCTAGTAAGATCGGCATTTTTTTAGACTGTGAGTTGGGTGAAGTTTCCTTTTACAATTTGAATGATAGATCTCTTCtctatatttttaatgattattttacAGGAGCACTTTGGCCTTATTTCTATACTGGAACTGATTCAAAACCTCTTAAAATCTGTACAATAACAGATTCTGAATGCTGA